The following are from one region of the Candidatus Denitrolinea symbiosum genome:
- a CDS encoding iron ABC transporter ATP-binding protein — MLTLESISKHYEGQPLLDGVSFSIGSGETACLLGASGSGKSTLLRIVAGLELPESGRVLWDGADLASTPPHARDFGLVFQDYALFPHLTVFENVAFGLRMRNQPKDAIASRVTEVLEIVNLTDFASRRVTDLSGGEQQRVALARALAPRPRLLMFDEPLGALDRSLKEDLLHELRAILHRTKIPAIYVTHDQEEAFAIADRILLLHEGKILRDGTPAEVWNDPQSAWAARFLGVGNVVEGKFKIQNSEFRIETAFGVFKTRCPHEHENGETVALLLRQADAGGTRVRARVEDVVFSRERFKVTLRGGLVVQLASAPKVGEEIEVAFRAECLGHA, encoded by the coding sequence ATGCTCACGCTGGAATCCATCTCCAAACACTACGAAGGCCAGCCCCTCCTCGACGGCGTTTCCTTCTCCATTGGATCGGGCGAGACGGCCTGCCTGCTGGGCGCGTCGGGGAGCGGGAAGTCCACCCTGCTGCGGATCGTCGCGGGCCTCGAACTTCCCGAATCTGGACGCGTCCTCTGGGACGGCGCGGACCTCGCCTCGACCCCGCCTCACGCGCGTGACTTCGGGCTGGTCTTCCAGGACTACGCGCTTTTTCCGCATCTGACGGTTTTCGAGAACGTCGCCTTCGGCCTGCGGATGAGGAACCAGCCAAAGGACGCCATCGCCTCCCGCGTGACCGAAGTTTTGGAGATCGTCAACCTGACGGACTTCGCCTCCCGCCGCGTCACCGACCTCTCCGGCGGAGAACAACAGCGCGTGGCGTTGGCGCGCGCCCTCGCGCCGCGTCCGCGCTTGCTGATGTTCGACGAGCCTCTCGGCGCATTGGACAGGTCCCTGAAAGAAGACCTGCTCCACGAACTGCGCGCCATTCTGCATCGGACGAAAATCCCCGCCATTTACGTCACGCACGACCAGGAGGAAGCCTTCGCCATCGCGGACCGGATCCTGCTGCTCCACGAGGGAAAGATCCTGCGCGACGGGACTCCCGCCGAAGTCTGGAATGATCCGCAGTCGGCGTGGGCGGCGCGGTTTTTGGGAGTCGGGAATGTGGTGGAGGGGAAATTCAAAATTCAGAATTCTGAATTCAGAATTGAAACCGCGTTTGGCGTGTTTAAGACGCGTTGTCCGCATGAGCATGAAAATGGAGAAACCGTCGCTCTGTTGTTGAGACAGGCGGACGCGGGCGGGACGCGAGTCCGCGCGCGGGTGGAGGATGTCGTCTTTAGCCGCGAGCGGTTCAAGGTCACGTTGCGAGGCGGGTTGGTCGTCCAGTTGGCGAGCGCGCCCAAAGTCGGGGAGGAGATCGAGGTCGCGTTCCGCGCGGAGTGTCTGGGTCATGCGTGA